ATGAGTGAACAGACACGGTTGTGGCACTGAATTTTAGCTCGGGCTGGTTGAGCTGCCAACGTGGCTCCAGAATAACCGATTACCATAATGTGAGGGACTCAAGTGAGGTGATCGCCTACCCGGTCCAGGGGTTAGGATGCTCACTgtgactcaggacacctgggttccagtccctgtTCTCCCACAGACTGATCTTGGGGCaactccctctgtgcctcagtttccccagatgTCCAACTAAGGGACTTGCCCATCTGTCTGTCAGGGCTGATACTGCCCCATCTCACGGGGTGTTGAGATTAAAGAGTGGGAGGTTCAGATATTACAGCAATGGGAGGGGCGGGGGTTCGAAGAGTGCTGGGTTTCGATAAGTCGGGCTCGACATCTCTCCAGCTGAAGTTCCCACGCCCTGCTACTGACTTTACCATCTCACGCTGGTCCTGGCTCACAAGCATCCGAGAGCGCTTCGCCGCGCAGTCCTCACGACTCTCGTGCCACTTTTTGCTGTCCTTGGAAAGCCAGTAGCACTTGTCCCCATGCAGCAGCCAGGTCGGGGGACAGAGTCTGCAGCCGGGGGGCcctggagggggaaatggaaagagaTGAATTTACTGAGCCTAAAGACTCAACAAAACTGTGCAAATGGTTTTGGAGCCTCCCGGCTAAATAGGGTGAGCAGGGACTTTTCCCGCTTGTAGAATTTCAGCTGCTGGGAGAAAAGCCAGAACTGGAagagctgggggctgtgggtccAGACCGAGGGGCACCAGCGGAGCTGTGGGATCGGGGGACCCCGGGGCTGGGCTCGCAGGGGCTGCGAGTCAGCAGTGAGGGGCGCTGGCTGAGCTGTGGGgtgaggagagcccagggctgggacggcaggaggctgtggggcgggactgaggggcaccggcagatcttggtggggggaaaagggtGACAGGGACCCAGATGCGAATTAAGgtctcctggggccctgggccagagcaagtgggggggccctgctgccagaactgtggccctgccccaccccttccacctgtggtcccgccccccatcctgccccttcttccacagccctgccccttcctccacgCCCCTGCACCCATTCCATGCCTGGCCCTGCCTCGATCCCCCCGGGGCCCCACCCCGTATTctgtcctgcccccacccctgcttgcaGCATCCCATCTCTGCAGGGCTgtgaccagagaagctctgtacCCGAaatcctccagccccagggctgcggtgtgggggggagggggagatttttCCATGGCCCCCAAATTGGCTGGAGCCCCTGGGCATGGGTCCTCTGGGCCCGTGTGGTAATCCACCACTGCAGGGCCCCCACCCTGACACCTCCCAGCTGTGtgaactcccccaccccagaagccTTTGCTCAGtaaaccctgctcagagcagtggGTCAAATGCCCCCAAACTTCCTTCTCCCGGAgttaggggaggggaaacagtcTCTCCGccttctctcccccatcctcagctGCCTGGGCATCTCAACCACTACAGGAATTGGGGGGAAGGGGACCCACACCCACCCTGACCTACCCTGCTTCTCTAACCAGTTCCCTTTCCTCCTCCACCCCggcagagagaaggggaagcCGGCAGCCCGTGTGGGAGGATCTGCTGGCCTTTGAGATGGCTGTGATCATGTAGCCATGTCTCCTGTGCAAGGCAGGCTGGAGACCGTCCCCAGCCCCGTAACagctgcttgggctggagcacgGGCTGGGGCTGTTCATTTTTCAGACGAGATTCAGATGTGCAGGTCTGCAGCGAAGGAGCCCGGAATGGCCCGGATCAGCCGCACCGGTATTAAGGGGAGCTCTCCCGGAGAAACCTTGATGTTGTGGGACCACGTGAGGCTGCTCTCGGCTTGACCCAACCCCCGGATCTGCGAGCAGCACCCATGATTTGGGCCGCAGGGAGCTCTTCCGCCGACGGAGCCGGGTGGGCGGAGGGGAGTTGCGTTTACCTGCTGAGCTGCTCTGGGGGGAGTCGCACAGATGCCGTCTTAGGTGAGACGCCAAGCTGGAGTTGCAGTCTGTACCATTTCCGTTCCTCCCGGTGACCCCGTCGCTCTCGGGGGCCACGGAGCCTGCGCCGGTCTCTGCTTTACtgcaggggccctgaaaaacttcACAGCAGCATCGGTGTGAATGACTTAGGGTTGGCAGGGTGAGAACACGGGGTTGTAACAGACCAGGGATCTCAAACGCAAATCACcgcgagggccacatgaggacgagtacattggcccgagggccgcatcactgacaccttttcatacaaCGATACAAATGTAGAGTCAAAAATGAAGAGTAGTAAAGTCTGCTATTAAAAGTCAGTGCGTTAACTTGTTAAAAACTGTAATGCGAAGAGGGGTTTTcataaaatataaacacctgtAACTATTCCTTACGTGGTCAGTAACGCTGACGATGATCTACACTAACAGTCTATCAGCGCCGCTGCAATGGCAGgaactttttaaagtaactattGATACACAATACGTTGCTACTTTTAACAAACATTCTTCCCAGCTACTCACAGCAAAGCATCAGACATGCGGAACTTCATACCTCAGACGGCTCGGCtagtccatgaggccccgcccttgtcccgcctcttcccaccccccattccaaccccttccccaaagtccctgccccaaatccgccccctccctgcccctattccgaccccttctccaaatccccgccccggcccatcctcttctccgcctcctcccctgagcctgccgtgtcaccgctcctccccctccctcctggaaagtccggagcaccaccaaacagctgtttggcggcgggaagcgctgggaggtaggaaGAGCAGCAGGGATGCGACTCGCTTGGGGAGGGGGACGGGAGCTTGGCTACCagtggagtcggtgcctatggcgggctgcaggaaataactccaTGGGCCGTTTATTTGAGACTCCTGAAATAGACTATTTGCGAGGGTCTATTGACCGGTAGGAATGAGGGGGCAGATCTGGGGTAGATAGATGGCTGTGTACGGGGATGGACAGATAGATaaggaggtgtgggagggggtggatggtaGATAGATAAGGTGGTGTGTTGGGGTGGATAGATAGATGGCTGTGtcgggggatggatagatagatcaggaggtgtgggagggagtggatggtagATAGATAAGGTGGTGTGttggggtggatggatagatggctgtgtcgggggatggatagatagatcaggaggtgtgggaggggtggatggatagatagatggctgtgtcgggggatggatagatagatcaggaggtgtgggaggggtggatggatagatggctgtgtcgggggatggatagatatatcaggagctgtgtggggtggatggatagatagatggctgtgtcgggggatggatagatagagcaggaggtgtgggaggggtggatggatagatggctGTGTCGGGGGATGGACAGAtagatcaggaggtgtggggggtggatggatagatagatggctgtgtcgggggatggatagatagatcaggaggtgtgggaggggtggatggatagatggctgtcgggggatggatagatagatcaggaggtgtggggggtggatggatagatggctgtgtcgggggatggatagatagatcaggaggtgtgtggggtggatggatagatagatggctgtgtcgggggatggatagatagatcaggaggtgtgggaggggtggatggatagatggctgtgtcgggggatggatagatagatcaggaggtgtggggggtggatggatagatagatggctgtgtcgggggatggatagataggtaAGGCAGTGGATAGATAAGGTAAGGCAGTGTGTGGGGTGATAGGGTGGTGATAGCTAATGGTGGAGGGACAGCTAGACAAGGTGGTGTGGGGGGATAGATTGTTAGATAAGGCAGCATCTAGGGCGTTGGATAGCTAGAGAAGGCAGTGTGGGGGATATGCGGGGGGACAGATAGGTCAGTCTGTGTGGGGATTAATAGATGGCTAGATCATTCATTACAAACATTCAGGCCCATTCCACGTTAGCAAAGGGAAAGTTATCCGGAATGGGTCACTTGAGTGGCATACGTCAATGTTATCTTGTTCATGTGACATGTCCTGCCTGGGTGAAGTACCGAGTCATCCTTTAGCAACTGGAACAGAATCCTAAGTTGAGTTCCTGCCCCATGGTTAGAGTGTTAGCCTGGGACCTGGGAgacttccctgctctgccacaggcttcctatgTGACCATGGTCAGGTCATTTGGTCTcattgggcctcagtttccccatcggtaGAAGGGGATAATAGCTCTGCCTCACAGAGGATTAATTTGTTCAAGCTTGCGTGGTGCTCAGGTATTCGGGTAATGCAGGCCTGAGGCAGAGCGGCACTGTGGAGAGACACGAGAATGTTTGATACCTCGCCGTATCCCCAAACAGGTGGATGGGTGGCCTTGAGCTACTCACCCCAGATGCTCAGGGCCATCATAGCTCCCAGCAGGATGACGTTTGCAGCCCAGCTGACCCTCAGAGCCATCTGATGCCAGTGGGGGAAGAGATGGCATTCTGTAAGAGTGATGGCATGCTGACTAAGCACTCTCTGCTAGGTTAAGTGAgctaataataattataaaaggGGCTGAGGCTTAGCTCCTGCTGGTTCAGTCTGTCTTAAAAAACCCTCCCAATTGGGGCAGGTCTCCCCTTATTGCGATAACAGAGACCAGTTTGTTAGACAGAAATATGCCATTCTTAGGAGCAGCCCTGGGACTGTCTTGCCAGAATGTTGCATTGTAATTTCTGGAACGATAGAACTGATGAAGACTATGAATGttcaacaaaaccaaaacaatttcccccccccccccccaaatcaccaaaaactgaaatatttcaatttgtaaATGTTGCTTTATTTCCTTGTGGGAGCTATAGTTCAGGTTCCTCATCTTCCCATTCTCCTCTACAGACCAGGcccctggtcagactacatctcccatgatgccttGTGGTCTCCCttgttgtgggtggggggagaagttgTGCATCAGAGTCCCTGGCcctgatgcatcatgggagatgtagtccagctggggagcccagggaCTGGGGACACTAAGAAACTACACTGCAACTCCCATGTGGCACCAGGGCAAAGAGTTTTATTTTCAGGCATTCTGGTTTTTTTTACCACAGAACCGACACACATTTTCTACAGAAAGCAAATGTTGTTTGCAAACAACAAATTATCTTGCTGAAAACTTTCCATTGAAAACTGatttaacagaaaaaaattcAACCAGTCCTCCCTGTGAATTAGTAGCCCACGGGCTTATGCTTCTTACGCCTTCATTGTCTACTATGACTCTGGATGCTCTCACCATCCAGCTAAATAATGGATTCATTTGTACTCCTGCTATGATTCATGTCTCAATATCTGCCACCTACATTTTTTCCTGCCTTACCAGGCCAGTGTATGTTCTTATATGTACAAGAATGTGTTAAATCTTGTGACGCAGGCACCAGCTTTCAGCCCTGATTGGTAGCGGTCCAGTCGCCTGTGGAAGAAACACACAGGCCCTAGTTGGCCTCATTGCGGTCTTCATCCTTGTTGTGCTATCTCAGCCTGTGACCTACATGAGGCTCAGCACAATGCCTGAGGTGTGAAGTGAGATCTCTGTGTGAAGTGAGATCTCTGTGGGGAGATGAATGGCGAGATGAACGGCCAGCTGTCACTGAGCTGAATTTGTTGCTGGTTTATTGTGTCAGTTTAGTTTGGTGTCAGCCTTGATGGGAACCCTGGGTGAATACTGTTACCAAAAAAAAGCAACTGTTACTCTCGGATGTATTAACTGGAGCGTTGCAAGCAAGACGCGAGAAGTGATggttctgctctactcagcactgataagaccTCAGCTGCAGTatcgtgtccagttttgggcatcaCGCTTTGGGAAAAATGTGGACAACTTGGAGAAAGTCCaacggagagcaacaaaaatgagtaaagaaaacatgacctacgaggaaagattaaacaaacccaactttttttcagtctggagaagagaagactaagtggGGCCATGACAGATTTCACTTACATAAAAGAGTTTtgtaaagaggagggtgataaattgtccTCTTTAACCATTGAGGATaggccaagaagcaatgggcttaaactgtagcaagggaggtttaggttagacattaggaaaaatgtcctagctgtcagagtggttaagcaccaAGAACCGAGGGAGGTGAGGTTGtacaatctccatcattggaggtttctgaggacaggttagacaaacatctgtcagggatggtctagaaaatACTTAGTTCAActtctgcctcagtgcaagggactggactataCGACTTATCACGGCCCCTTccggtcctacatttctatgaaattctgaagtcagtgggagttctgctattgacttcagtggggccaggatgacACCGTCAGCCGTGGGCCAGGGTTAAGGCCATGCAAAGTGAACGCTACTCCACTTGGGGTTGCGGAGGATGAGAGCTTTAAAGGGCCATGCTACCCCTAAAGTGAGGGACAGTGGCTGAACAGGAGTGGATGATTCAATGTTGCCTCTGGTAGAGCCCTGGTGTGAAATTAATTTGCCCCCTAGCAGCCTTCAGCTGGGGAGAAGAGACAATAAGGTGGGGTCACTTCTGCCATCCTGGAGGGGGATGGgaatttccacacacacacacacccattaccACAGGGGGTTTAGCTGCTACAGGCAGAGCTGTGTCATAATGCACTGCACCGCAGGAGGTTTGTGGGGCTGACCCAGTGTTTATGTGACAGATGCACTTTGAGCGCTGGTCACACACAAGAGAGGAGAGTGATTTCTCTCTATCCTATGCAGAACTGAACACCTCCAGCAGGAGACACTGGAATCATTATCCCTCATCTCCTCTTGCCCCCGAACCCCAGCAATCTTCTGTGGCTTCCTGCCAGAATCGGATCCCGGCTAGCCTAGGGCAAATACAGAGTAAAGCAGTTAACTGAGGAGAGTCACTCCGGATTTACAGCGGAGTCACTGAGACCAGAATCCATCCCTGACTCCAGTGTCCGCAGTGAGCGTCGCTCCAGGTTAACTAAGACCAGACTCCAGCCCTGAatctattgatgtcagtgggttCGCTCCAGATTTACACAAGGGTCACCGAGGTCAGAATTCGGCACTGAGAGCTCACTCTGGATTTGCACTGGTCTAACGGAGATCAGCACCTGGCCTTAATTCTACTTCTGTTACTTATTCAATATCTGTGTTATAGTCGATCCTAGCAGCTCCCTTGCACTGTACACACATGGTAAAAGAGCACCTAAGATTTTGCAATCTCGTTTAAGAGAAGATGTTACAGGGGAACAAATCAACAAGACCACTCAAGGCTCCCGCTAGAGTAACCGAGAGCTGAATCAATAAAACACCAAAATCCTGGTCCTCCCAGATTTTTCCTGCTAATTACCATTCAGCCTTCCCCAGACATGCCCATTgcagctctctctctgcttctcaaTTTGTCCCCATCTGTTCCACACACAAATCCCAGAGCGAAACCTGTACAATTCCCTCCTTTAACCAAGAATCCTTAGAGGTCCTATCACACAACTCACCTTCCTTCAGATCGGCGTGTAAGACCACAAGTGGCCATGAAGGGTTCTGAGACACATCACCATTCAGGAGATTCTCAGAGCGCGTTCCATTGTGTTAAAGGATTACAGATCCCAATCCAGACCCATGGGCCCAGGGCTTCACATGACACTGAGCAGTAGCAAGCCCCCTTAAAACTCCCCATGCTGCAGCATGCATTAGAAATACAGCATCACGCCCATCGTGAGAACATAGGTGGTAAAATCCACTTACTGAGGTGGTGAGGAGGTTGGGGTCGGATGGTGAGGGACGAATCTCCACGGATGTTTAAATCAGCATAGACTATTTCCCCAGCCATGGCTGGTTCAACTGGAGGCGAGCGCACGCCCAGGGGCTGGGGATCTGAGAAAGGGGCAGCTGCTTCTTTATATGTGAACTGAGGCAGGTGACTCAGCCAACATCAGGAAGTGGTATCAGGCAGAGGCTGCacagtgtttttttttcccccttccttacTGAAGGCTAATGAAGACACTGACTCCATATTCTGCTCTAGGGTGATTATGTTGCAGAGCCAGAATTTTTGGGGTGAAAGCATATTATTATGTTCATGGCATATCCAGAGACAAATTAGATGAACAACATAAAATATTCTTGATGGAAGATTGCAACATAACAGAACTTTAATGCTTAGATTTTAAAATGATGACACATAAGAACCCCAAAACAGTgagagacaaaacaggctgctccctaaggcagcgaGGCACAACTCAACTCTACCTTGTTCAAGGTCAGCGctttgcagactgactgctgaGACCCATATTGCAGGCTTCCCTACACAGCGCCTTAGCCTGCCAGCAGGACTAGGAACCCCCCTGAAAATTTTAAGTGatagtgtaacccacacaacttttgggtgtggtgttctgtcccagctAGTGACACTGacaccacttaaagagagagctAAAGTGAGTCTGCTTTAGCTAacagccagctggcttttagctcaagcactaagctccaaaggtcccaggttcaatacTGACCACCGGGGTATGTCTGTGTTACAACAGCATATACATTTTTTGCAGTTTTTGATACCGCACCTATCATGGCTTTTCCTGCACTAGAAAGAAGCTGCTGCCTTTTGCACTCAAGGACTGAACCACACAGCGGGCAAAGCTGGGAAATGGTTTGACAATCATGCTGTGCCTGGCATTCATAAGGTGT
The sequence above is a segment of the Mauremys mutica isolate MM-2020 ecotype Southern chromosome 12, ASM2049712v1, whole genome shotgun sequence genome. Coding sequences within it:
- the LOC123345857 gene encoding killer cell lectin-like receptor subfamily B member 1B allele C, translated to MAGEIVYADLNIRGDSSLTIRPQPPHHLIFQGPCSKAETGAGSVAPESDGVTGRNGNGTDCNSSLASHLRRHLCDSPQSSSAGPPGCRLCPPTWLLHGDKCYWLSKDSKKWHESREDCAAKRSRMLVSQDQREMAFIKTITEGKYPVWIGLHLTTSTGNWTWLDGSLLNQTGS